DNA from Aliarcobacter skirrowii CCUG 10374:
TGACACGAGATCATGTTTTACCTTTAGCGTTTCCAGGGATAATGACAGGTTCAATTATTGGTTTAGCTCAAGCTATGGGAGAGACAGCACCTTTAATCATCATTGGAATGATTGCCTTTATTCCAGATGCTCCTTCAATGGTTACACAAGCGGCAACTGTGATGCCAGCACAACTATTTACTTGGGCTGGAATGCCTGAGGGTATGTATATAGAAAAAACAGCAGCTGGAATTTTGGTTCTATTGTCAATATTAATTTCACTAAATGCAATAGCTATATATTTACGAAAAAAATTTGAAGTAAAATGGTAAAAGGAAAAAAATGAGTACAGATAATAAAACAAAAATAGATGTAAAAAACTTAAATTTGTATTATGGTTCAAATCAAGCACTATTTGATATTAATGTAAATTTGTATCAAAATAAAATAACAGCACTAATTGGACCATCTGGTTGTGGAAAATCTACATTTTTAAGATGTATAAATAGAATGAATGATTTAATTCCAAGTGTTAAAATTGATGGAAAAATTGTAATTGACAAAAAAAATATTTATGATAAAGATGTTGATGAGGTAAGTGTTAGAAAAAGAGTTGGAATGGTATTTCAACAACCAAATCCTTTTCCAAAATCTATTTATGATAATGTTGCTTATGCACCACTAAAACATGGAATGGTAAAAAAAGGGAAAGAGTGTGATGAGTTGGTTGAAACTTCACTAATAAAATCAGGTCTTTGGAATGAGGTAAAAGATAAGTTACAAAATCCAGGAACTTCACTTTCAGGTGGTCAGCAACAAAGACTTTGTATTGCAAGAACAATTGCAATTAAACCAGAGGTTATTTTAATGGATGAGCCAACATCTGCACTTGATCCAATAAGTACAGAAAAAATTGAGTCTTTGATGCTTGAATTAAAACAAGATTATACAATTATAACTGTAACTCACAATATGCAACAAGCAGCACGAGTTGCTGATTATACGGCATTTTTTCACTTAGGAAAATTAATAGAGTATGATGTAACAGAGACTATCTTTGTTAATCCAACAAATAAAAAAACAGAAGATTATATTACAGGGAGATTTGGATAATGTTAAAACCTTATGAAGAGAAATTAAAACTTATAAAAAGTGAAGTAGAAAAACTAGGATTAGATGTTGTTGAAGCTTTAGAGATTTGTTTAAAATCTTTAAATGAAAGAAAGATAGAGAATCTAAAAAATGTTGAAATTAGTGAGAAAAAATTTCTTGCAAAATCAAATGAACTAGATAATATTATTATCACAACTCTAGCTTTATATACACCAGAAGCTAGAGATTTAAGAAGAATGGTAGCATTCTTAAAAATCACAAATGAGATAGTAAGAACAGCTGCAAATACAAAAGATTTTGCAAAAATGTTTAGAAGATCTTATAGTGAAGATTTAGATACAAATACTATTTTAGAGTACACAATTCCTCTTTTAAAATCGGCTTTATTATCTACAAAAACAGCTGTATCTATAATAGATGAACATGATTTAAAACAAGTTGAGCAAAAGTATCAAAGAGTTGTTGTAGAAGAGAGTAAAACAGATGATTTATACTTGATGATTGAGAAAAATATTTTAAAACTAATTACAAAAAATCTTGATTTATCAAAAGAGTATTTTGATATTTTAAGTAGTTTAAGAAGATTAGAGAAAATTGCAGATAGATCTGTATCAATAGCTAGTTTACTACAGTTTGCAAAACTAGGTGGAGATATGGTTCAATCATAATTCTTATGATATAATTTTTGCATGAAAAAAGCTATACAAAAAATCTCGGACTATTTTAGTTCAAACTTTGAAGTTTTGGTTGCTACTGTTATATTTTTAGTGATATTCATAGCTGGACACGACTTTTATAGAGCAATTATACTTATGCTTGAGTTTATTGTGATTATGGAAGTTGTTAAGATGATTTCTGATTTTATAAAAAAAGAGACATTAAGACTTAGATATGTTATTGATATTTTTATAATATTTCTAATAAGAGAAGTTATAATTTTATCAGCAAATAAAAATAGAGACTACTTTGATATAGTATTCTTACTATTTGTAATATTTGTCTTCTTTGTGTTTAGAATATTATCTATAAAATTTTCACCAATAAATGATAAAAAAGCAGATGAGATAAAATGAAAAAATTAATTCTTATAGTTGAAGATGAAGAGGATATGCTTGAGCTTCTTGAGTACACACTACAAAAAGAGGGTTATGATACTATTGGATTTTTAAATGTGGATAAAAATGTAAGAAAAGTTTTGGATGAGGAGAACATAGATTTAATCTTAATGGATAGAAATCTTCCAAATATTGAAGGAACTACATTTATAAAAGAGTTAAGAGTAAGTGGTTACTCTAATCCAGTTATTTACATAACTGCAAAAGATAAAGAGAATGATGTTTTAGAAGGATTTGAGGCATTTGCAGATGATTATATTACTAAACCTTTTAATCTAAAAGAGCTAATTGCTAGAGTAAAAGCTGTAATAAAAAGAACTTCAAAAGAGCTTGAGTTTATAAAGGCAAAAGATATTGTTTATAACTTTGCAAACAAAAAGTTTTATATTGAAAATAAAGAGATTGAACTAACTCAACTTGAGAGCTCTTTGTTGTTTGAGTTTATAAATAATCAAGATATTCTTCTTTCAAGAGATTATCTTCTTGAAAAAGTTTGGAAGGACTCTTTAGATAAAAAAGAGAAGACTGTAAATGTTGCAATAAAAAGATTAAAATCAAAAATAGATCCAAAAGCTAAAAAGAACTATATAAAAGCTGTTCGTGGAGAGGGATATATTTTTTGTTAAAGATTCATCAACTATTTTTACGAACTTATCTAGCAATATTTATTGCTATTTTAATCACTCTAACACTAGCTACATATTTTTGGGCAAAAAATCTGTATATAAATCAAATTGAGAAAAATCTAATACAAAATTTGGATACATTAGCTGTTGTTTTACAAAATAGTAAAGATATAAATAGTTTAAATAGTGTGGTTTTAAACTTGAGTCAAGTTTTAGCTTTAAGGGTATCTGTAATAGATGAACTTGGAGATGTAATAGCAGAGAGTCATAAAAATTTGGATGATATAAAAAACCATTCAAATAGAGTAGAAATTATAGAGGCAAAAAATATTGGTATTGGAAAAGATACAAGAGTCTCTGAAACCTTAGGAAAAGATTTACTATATATTGCAAGAAAGATTGAAATAGAAGGTAAAACTTACTACATAAGAATGGCTGACTATACAAATAAAATAACAGATAATTTTAAATCACTCACAATTGAGATTTTTATATATATTTTACTGTTTCTATTTTTAGCTTTTTTGGCAACCTATTTTATTAGTCTAAAAATAAAAAAAGAGACAGATTTAATACTTGATTTTTTAAAAGATATAAAAAATAAAAAAACTCCAATACCTCTAAAATCAAACTACACTTTTGAGTTTTATAAGATTGCAAAGTTATTAAACAAAGTATCTTTAAAGCTATCAAAAAGAGAGCAAGAAAAAGTAAAACATACTGCAAAACTAACTCTTGCAAATAGACAAAAAGATGATATTATCTCTGCTATTTCTCATGAGTTTAAAAACCCAATCGCTGTAATCTCTGGTTATAGTCAAACTTTGATTGAAGATGAGAACTTATCAAAAGATATGAAAAAGAAGTTTTTAAATAAAATCTTCTCAAACTCAAATAAGATGTCACAAATTATTGATAAATTGAGACTTGCATTAAAACTTCAAGATAGTAACAACACAATTGCTTTGAATAATATATCAATAAAAAGAGTTTTAGAAAATATAATTAGTGATTTAAAAGTAAAGTATAAGAATCAAGATATAAATATTTTAGGTGAAGATAAAGAGATAAAAGCTGATGAGGTTTTAATATCTATTGCTATTACAAATCTAATAGAAAATGCTCTAAAATACTCTCAAGATGATATTACAATAGAGATTACAAATAATTATTTAGCTGTTATAGATAAGGGAATTGGAATATCAAAAGAGAATTTGGAAAATATATTTAAAAAGTATTACAGAGCAAACAACAATGAGTGGAATAACTCTTTAGGTTTAGGATTGTTTATTGTGAAATCTATCTTAAATATTCATAATTTTGAGCTAAAAATAGAGTCAACTTTGGGAGTTGGTTCAACTTTTAAAATATATTATTAATTTATACTTAATTTAAGTTAATTATAAGTATAACTTAAATATGATTCCAACTCATTAAAGAAAGGGAGTTAATAAATGAAATTTACTCAAATGGCAAAAGCCAACGAAATCGAAAGATCTTGGGTTGTAGTTGATGCAGAAGGTAAAGTATTCGGAAGAATTATTACTGAAGTTGCTACAATTTTAAGAGGTAAAAATAAACCTTGTTTTACACCAAATGTTGATTGTGGTGACTATGTAGTAATAATTAATGCAAGTAAAGCTAAATTTACAGGTGCAAAATTAGATGATAAAAACTACTATACACACTCAGGTTATTTTGGAAGTACAAAAACTCACAAAATGTCAGAAATGTTTGAAAAAAACCCTGAAAAATTGTATAAATTAGCTACTAGAGGTATGCTTCCAAAAACTACTCTTGGTAAAGCTATGTTAAAAAAATTAAAAGTATATGCAGGAAGTGAACATCCTCATACGGCTCAAATTAAAGGATAATAGTAATGGCAAAAGTATATGCAACTGGAAGAAGAAAAACTGCAATAGCAAAAGTGTGGTTAGAAAATGGAAATGGACAACTAACAATCAATGGTCAAACTCTTGATGCTTGGTTAGGTGGACATGAGTCAATTAAAAAAAGAGTTATGCAACCATTAAATGTAGCAAAACAAGAGACAAGTGTAAATGTAGTAGTACAAACTCTAGGTGGTGGATATTCAGCTCAAGCAGATGCTGTAAGACACGGAATCTCTAGAGCATTAGTTGCTTTCGATGAGCAATTTAGAACTATCTTAAAACCACATGGTTTATTAACAAGAGATGCAAGATCTGTAGAGAGAAAAAAATACGGAAAGAAAAAAGCAAGAAAATCTTCTCAATTCTCAAAAAGATAATTGGTATTTTTCTTTATTTTCCCCAAAAGGAAGCGAAAAATCGCTTCCTTTTTTTATTTATAGTACATATAAATTTTTGATATTTTTAGTCATATATTTTCAAACTATTAAAAAGATTATTAATAAAGATGATTTATAGTATATTTAGTTCCTCTTCCTGTTGTGCCTTCTATTTTTTTTATGCACCCTTTATTTAACAAATCTGCAATATCTCTTGAAGCATTAGCTTCTGCTGTATTCGCAATTTTTACATATTTAGCTTTTGTAAGATCACCTTTAAAGTTTTCACTTCCAATATCAAGAAGCTTATTTAAAACTTTTATTTGTCTTGAGTTCAGTTCATCAAATCTATGTGCATACCAAAACTTTGTTTTTTCTACAATATAGTTTAACTGTTTTTGAGCATCTAATAGTGCATGGTGCAATGTTTTAAAAAACCACTCCATCCAGTAAGTAATATCAAGAGGATCATCTTTTTGAAATCTTCCTGTTGTTTTATCCAAAGCTTCATAATAAGCCTTTCTATGTTCATATATACTCTTTGACATTGTATAGATTTTAGAAAAAGAGGATTGTTCAAGTTTTGATAGTACTCTATCGGTTAGTGCTCTTGTTATTCTTCCATTACCATCATCAAATGGGTGGATGATTACAAACCAAAGGTGAGTTAAGCTAGCTTTTTCTAGTGTTGTAGGAGTTTCATTGAACCATTTTATAAAAATATTCATTTCATTTTCAAGTGTATCATGTGGAGGTGCTTCATAGTGAATTTTTTCTTTACCATAGTCACCTGAAACTACTTGCATAGCTCCATCACCTCTAAACTGTGCTTCTTTAATTTTTGAAAATCCACTATACCCTTTTTCAAACATCGCATTGTGCCAGCCAAATAGTTTACCGAGAGTTAAGTCCTCATCATAGTTTGTGTTGGCATCAATAAGAATATCTACATAGTTATCCTCTTTTTTTATAACTTTGTAGTGTTCTGCTGATTCTAGCCCAAGTTTTTGTTTAATAGATGAGCGAACACTTTCTCTATTTAATATTTCACCCTCTATTTCACAACTTGCTATTATTTCATTTTCCAAAGTTTGAGCAAGTGAATATTTTGAGCTTTCTTTATCCATTAAAAGCATAAAAGATTTTAGTTTGCCTTGTTCATAAGCAATATCTCTTAACAGTGGTTCTAGTTTCTCTTTGTTGTATTTAAAATTGGGATACTCATCATATTCCCATATCCATTTTTGTTTCTTCATGAAGTAAGTTTATCTAAAGTGATACGTAAAATCAAGTTTTACATATCGTTATTTGAGATGTAAATAATTTTTATAAAAAATAGTTCTTATGTAAGTGTAGCTTCTATTATTTAATTAAACAAGTTTAAATTAGTAACATATATAAACTATATAAAAATAAATTTATAAGATATTACAAAATTGATACATATATTTGATAATATGAATTTATCAACTTAATAATTAAAATTTCACATAATATATTTATAAAATTTTTTTAGAGTTAAATAATTAATAACATTTATAGGAAATAAATAAAATGCAGAAATATTCAGTTAATCAACACTTAATAGAAACTATTTTAGCTTGGGTTAGATCTGGCGAAATTGCAATCCCTGAAATACAAAGACCATTTGTTTGGGATGCTTCTAAAGTAAGAGATCTTATGGATAGTTTATATCAAGGCTATCCAATTGGTTATATTATTGCATGGAGAAATCCAAATGTAAGACTTAAAGATGGAAGTACAAGTGAAGGTAAAAAAATCCTTATTGATGGACAACAAAGAATTACTGCATTAACAGCTGCAATTTTAGGTCAATATGTTATTGATAAAACATATAAAAGAATAAAGATAAAAATATCATTTAATCCAATAACTGAAAAGTTTGAAGTTCAAAATCCTGCAATTTTAAAAGATAAAACTTGGCTTCATGATATTTCTGAGGCTATAAATGGTGATTTATTTGAAATTGCTGATAAATATTTTGAATTAAATCCTGATGTTGATAAAAAGAGTGTAAGAAATGCTTTTTCCAATTTAATTAATATTCCAAAAAAACAAATAGGGCTTATTGAACTTGCTTCGGATTTGGATATAGAAACTGTAACAGAGATATTTATTAGAATTAATTCAAAAGGAGTAGTTCTTAGCCAAGCAGATTTCGCAATGAGTAAAATATCTTCAAATACTGAATATGGTGGAGATGAACTTAGAAAATTAATAGATTACTTCTGCCATTTAGCTATTGCTCCAGAATTTCATAAACATATTGAAGATAATGATAAAAAATTTGCACAAACAGATTTATATAATAAAATTAAGTGGCTTAAAAATGAAAAAGAAGATCTTTATGATCCAGATTATAATGATTTAATTAGAGTTGCTTTTACTTCTCAATTTAATAGAGGAAAATTATCTGATTTAGTTAGTTTACTATCTGGACGTAATTTTGAAACAAGAACATTTGAAACAGAAATTGCTGAGAAATCATTTGAAAAGTTAAAAAAAGGTGTAATTAATTTTACAAATGAAACAAATTTCAAAAAGTTCTTGATGATTATAAAATCTGCGGGATTTATTGACAATAAGCTTATAAGATCTCAAAATGCACTAAATTTTGCATATATTTTATATTTAAAATTAAGAGATTTAAATGTTAATTCAGTTGATATAGAAAAATTTGTAAAGCGTTGGTTTGTGTATTCTGTCTTAACTGGAAGATATTCTGGTTCTCCTGAAAGTATGTTTGATTTTGATATAAAACAAATAAGCCATAAATCTATGTCTGAATATTTAAAAGAAAAAGAGGATGCTGAACTTTCTGATGCGTTCTGGAATGCTTCTCTTCCAAGAAGTTTAGATACTTCTGTTGCAAGTAGTCCTTATTTTCATATTTATTTAGCTTCTCAGGTAAAAGCAAATGATAAAGGTTTTTTATCAAAAGATGTTTTGGTAAGTGACTTAATTTTACTAAGAGGTGATATCCACCATCTTTTCCCAAAAGATTATTTGAAACGAAATGGTTTTGAAAGAAATAAATATAATCAAATAGCAAACTATGTTTATATGCAACAAGAAATTAATATAAAAGTAGGGAATAAAGCTCCAGATACTTATTTATCGCTTTTAATTGAAAATTTTACAAATAATAAAAATAAATTTAGTGGTATAAAAAATCATGAAGAACTTATTAAAAATTTTGAGATGCACTGTATTCCAAGAAGTATAATAAATAGTAAATTTTCTGATTATGAAGACTTTTTACATGAAAGAAGAAAATTAATGGCACTTAAAATCAAAGATTATTATTTCTCTTTGTAATTATATAATACTAGAGAATGATATCTCTAGTAAAATTAGTTTTTCACATAACTCATCTGTTTATTATAAGCCATATCCCAAAACATATACTCAAACTCAACACTTGAAATAAAAATATCTTCAACCACTTTTTTTTCAGCTTCTGTTCTGTTTTTTACAAGCTCATCAAGTGCATCATAAAACCACTCAAATGACTCTTCAAACTCAACTCCTGAGTAAGTTTCTATCCAAGATTTATAGAAATTATTTTCTAAAGTATCTTTATATTGCTCTTTTAATCTTTTACCATAATCACAATATGTCCAAGCACAAGGAAATACAGTTGCTAAAGTGTGTGCTAAATCACCTTTTAAAGAAGTTGCAAGCATATTTGCTGTGTAAGTTCTGTTAAACAAACTAGCTCTTACATTTTTAACCTCTTCATCACTAATACCAAACTCTTTCATATACAGATGGTGAAGTTTCATCTCATCAACTAAAGTTGCTTTTGTAATAGCACTAAGATTTCCAAGCATCTTTTCATCATCTGCTTTTGTCATGGCCATTGCAAATACTTTTGCATACTCTAAAAGATACAAATAATCTTGTAGTAAATAAAACTTGAACTTCTCTTTTTCTAAAGTCCCAGCTCCCAACTCTTGTACAAATGGGTGGTTATAACCATCTTCCCAAACTTTTATAGCTTTTTGTTTTAATTGTCTTGAAAATGACATTTTAACTCCTTTTATAATTTAAATTTATCGCAAAAAGATTCTGGATTATCTGTTTTCATACCTTCACTCATAATACAAAAATCTTTTGCACCATTTTTTAAAACATCTTTAAAATTTTTCTCATTTATCCCACCAATTGCAATAATAGAAATATCAATATTTTCATAAAGCTCTTTTAAAAAAGCCAAACCTCTTGGTTTTAAACCCTCTTTACAAGAAGTTTCAAAAATATGTCCAGCAATAATTGCATCTGCACCTAAATTTTGGGCAGTTTTTCCTTCAGTTAGTGAGTGAATAGATACATAGATATTTGAAAAGCTATTTAATCTATCTTGATAATTTAAAAAATCATCAAAAGAGAGTTGAATATTTTTTATATTCAATTTTATTGCTACACCTATAAAGCTATTTACAAAAAAATCCACACCATACTTTTGGCAAATCTTTTTAACCTCTATTGCAAGAGATTCATAATCACAATTTTCTAAATCTTTCTCTCTTAAAATTATTGCATTTGGTTTTGAACTAGCAAGTAGTTCAACTCTTCTTAAAAAATCATCACAACAAAGTTTTCGATTTGTTACAATAATTGCCATTTTAAACTCTTATAAAATTTGAATAAACAGGTTGTAAGCTCTTATTTAAAATCATAGTGTGAACATCTTCTACACTTCTTTCATCAGATATTTCAAACTGTTCATCACCTTTTTTCTCTTCATCATGACCTCCAACACCAACACTAACTCCTGCTGAAATCTTATTTGCAACAAGACCAACAACATTATCTCTAAAAACATCTCGCTCTCTTGTTGATATTGTGATTGTTGCATAAGGCATAAAAATTCTATATGCACACATAACTTGCAGAAGTTGCTTCTCATAAACATCATTTGAGTTGTTGTTTTTATTGTTTATATATGGTCTTAATCTTGGAACTGAAAAACTAATCTCTGCATGAGGATATCTTTGTTGAATTAGTGTTGCGTGAAGTGCAACAGCAAAAGCATCTTTTCTAAAATCATCAAGTCCTAATAAGGCTCCAAAAGCAACCCCTCTAAATCCAGCTTTTAAGGCTCTTTCTTGAGCATTTATTCTATAAGAGAAGTTTCTTTTTGAACCCCAAAGATGAACATCTTCATATTTTTTTCTATTGTAAGTCTCTTGATAAACAGCTACAAAATCAGCTCCACTTTCATGAAGTAGTTTATACTCATCTAAATTTACAGGATAAACCTCAAGAGCAACAGTTGAGAAATATTTTCTTGCAAGTTTAACAGCACTTGCAATATAACTAACACTTGATTTTCTTCTGGCTTCTCCTGTTAAAAGTAAAATCTCTTTTAAACCAGTTTTTGCAATAGTTTGTAACTCATTTTCAAGCTCTTGTGTTGTAAGTGTTGCTCTTTTTATTTTGTTTGTTGCTTTAAAACCACAATATGTACACTCATTTTCACAATAGTTTGCAATATACAAAGGTGTAAAAAGCAAAATAGAGTTACCAAAATTTTTTCTAGTCTTCTCTTTTGCTCTTTGTGCCATAATCTCTAAAAACTCTTCTGCATTTGGTGAAAGTAGGGCTTTAAAATCTTCTAAATCTAATCTATCTTTTTTTAGGGCTCTTTTAACATCATCGCTACTATATTTTGAATAATCAAAATTTTGCATAGATGATGTGATAATTGATTCAATATCAGATTCAATATCCTCCATATCTTTATAAAAGAGTTGATGATTTATCTCTTTCAATTATCATCTCCCAAAAAACCTGTTAATGGACTTGAAGCTTCGGCTTTATCTAAAACTCTTCCAAGACCTGATAAATAAGCAGCTCTTCCAGCTTTTATCGCATTTTTAAAAGCCTCTGACATCAAAACAATATCATTTGCTGTTGCAACAGCAGTATTTAGCATAACAGCATCAACACCCATCTCCATAGCTTCACAAGCTTGCGATGGTCTTCCAATTCCAGCATCAACAATAATTGGTAAGTCTATCTCATCTACTAAGATTTGAATAAACTCTTTTGTTAAAAGCCCTTTATTGCTTCCTATTAAAGAACCCAAAGGCATAACTGCAGCTGCTCCTGCATTTACTAAATCTCTTGCTACATACAAATCAGGATAACAATATGGTAAAACTGTAAAACCTTCATTTGCTAATTTTTCAGTTGCTTTTATTGTCTCATAGTTATCAGGTAGAAGATATTTAGAGTCTTTAATAATCTCTAGTTTTACTAAATCTCCACACCCAAGCTCTCTTGAAAGCCTTGCAACTCTTAAAGCCTCATCGCTATTGATAGCTCCTGAAGTGTTTGGAAGCAGAGTTATATTTTTTGGAATATAATCTAAAATATTCTCAACACCACCACTATTTGCTCTTCTTAAAGCCAAAGTAATAATTTGAGCTTCACCATTTTTTATAACAGCTTCTAAAAGTGGAAGTGAAAATTTTCCAGAACCTAAAATAAATCTTGAATTAAACTCATATTTTCCTATTTTTAATATATCATTCATAATATTTTCCTATTTTTATACATCGTAAATATCTAAAATAAGCCTTAAAATCATATTTGCTTGATGAGCAGCACAAATAGTTACTCTTGGAGCCATAAGTCCCATTCCAACTTTTGCTTCTGCTTCTAAATCACCACAAATAAATAGATTTTTTAGTGCTTTTTTTGTAGAAATTTTGTTTGAACTATCGTATCCAGCCATTCCAGAACCAGAGACTATCTTTTTATCTGGAAAATTTTGCAAAATACCATTTATAAGCATTGCTTTTTGATCTGCTTTATCAAAAGCCTCACAAACAATATCGTAAGAGGCAAAAAGCTCTTTTAGATTTGATTTATCTATTTTTATATTTTTTGTAATAATTTTTATAAATGGGTTAATCTCTTTTAACTGCTCTTTTAGTGCATCTGTTTTATTCATACCTAAGTGCTTTATATAGTAGCTTTGCCTATTTAAATTGCTAGGCTCTACAATATCAAAATCTATTAATAAAAGCTCTCCAACACCAATTCTTGCTAACATAACAGCAATATTAGAGCCAAGTCCACCAAGTCCAGCAATAGCAACTTTGCTATTTTTTACTTTTTGATGAACTTTTGGAGTGTGTCTTGACACCATTGTAGCTTCCAACTCATCACTTGATGGCATTTTTCCTTTTTCAATAATCACCAAAGAGTCACCACTATTTATTTGTAAATCTTTTTCTAAAATAAAACCATTTAATATAATAATTGCATTTTTATTTAAACTATCTCTTAAAGAAAAAGCAGATTTATGCTCTGTTTGAATATTTTTGCCGTTTAGCTCTATATTTATCATCCGCCACCAACAAACCAAACTATCTCTAAAACATCGCTATTTTTTAAAAAAGTAGTCTCATACTCAATTTTTGGAACAATTTTTTGATTTAATTCAACAGCAACTTTAGATGGTTCAAAATTTTTAGAGATAAGTAGTTCATACAAACTTATCTCTTTTTCTATAAAAATCTCTTCATTATTTACTCTCATCTTAATTCCTTAAGCTATCTTATCTGCATGATCTTTCATGATTTTTTGAGTTATTTTATATGAACAAAATTTTGGTCCACACATAGAGCAAAACTCTGCTTCTTTAAATACATCTTGAGGTAAAGTCTCATCGTGATACTCTCTAGCACGGTCAGGATCAAGTGCTAGTTCAAACTGTTTGTTCCAATCAAAAGCATATCTTGCATCACTCATTGCATCATCAATATCTCTAGCTCCTTTTCTATTTCTAGCAATATCAGCACTATGAGCAGCAATTTTATACGCAATAATTCCATTTCTAACATCTTCAGCATTTGGTAAACCTAAATGCTCTTTTGGAGTAACATAACAAAGCATTGATGCTCCATGCCATCCACCAACAGCAGCACCAATTGCACTTGAGATATGATCATACCCAGCACCAATATCAGTAGTTAATGGTCCTAAGATATAAAATGGAGCTTCATGACAATACTCTTTTTCTATTTTCATATTTCTCTCAATTTGATTTAAAGGCACATGTCCTGGACCTTCTATCATAACTTGTACATCTTTTTCCCAAGCTCTTAAAGTTAAATCTCCAAGAACTTTTAACTCTCTTAGTTGTGCTTCATCACTTGCATCTGCTAAACATCCAGGTCTTAAACTATCTCCCAAAGATAAAGAGACATCATACTTTCTACAAATATCTAAAATTTTGTCAAATGCTGTATAAAAAGGATTCTCTTTGTGATAATGCATCATCCAAGCTGCCATTAAACTTCCACCTCTTGAAACTATTCCCATCTTTCTTTTTGCAATATGAGGCATAAACTCCAGTAAAAATCCAGCATGAATTGTGAAGTATGAAACACCTTGCTCTGCTTGTCTTTGAATTACTTCAAGCATTTTCTCAATTGTTAAATCCTCTATTTTATCTTTTACATCATGTAAAATTTGATAAATAGGAAC
Protein-coding regions in this window:
- a CDS encoding GmrSD restriction endonuclease domain-containing protein, with protein sequence MQKYSVNQHLIETILAWVRSGEIAIPEIQRPFVWDASKVRDLMDSLYQGYPIGYIIAWRNPNVRLKDGSTSEGKKILIDGQQRITALTAAILGQYVIDKTYKRIKIKISFNPITEKFEVQNPAILKDKTWLHDISEAINGDLFEIADKYFELNPDVDKKSVRNAFSNLINIPKKQIGLIELASDLDIETVTEIFIRINSKGVVLSQADFAMSKISSNTEYGGDELRKLIDYFCHLAIAPEFHKHIEDNDKKFAQTDLYNKIKWLKNEKEDLYDPDYNDLIRVAFTSQFNRGKLSDLVSLLSGRNFETRTFETEIAEKSFEKLKKGVINFTNETNFKKFLMIIKSAGFIDNKLIRSQNALNFAYILYLKLRDLNVNSVDIEKFVKRWFVYSVLTGRYSGSPESMFDFDIKQISHKSMSEYLKEKEDAELSDAFWNASLPRSLDTSVASSPYFHIYLASQVKANDKGFLSKDVLVSDLILLRGDIHHLFPKDYLKRNGFERNKYNQIANYVYMQQEINIKVGNKAPDTYLSLLIENFTNNKNKFSGIKNHEELIKNFEMHCIPRSIINSKFSDYEDFLHERRKLMALKIKDYYFSL
- the tenA gene encoding thiaminase II → MSFSRQLKQKAIKVWEDGYNHPFVQELGAGTLEKEKFKFYLLQDYLYLLEYAKVFAMAMTKADDEKMLGNLSAITKATLVDEMKLHHLYMKEFGISDEEVKNVRASLFNRTYTANMLATSLKGDLAHTLATVFPCAWTYCDYGKRLKEQYKDTLENNFYKSWIETYSGVEFEESFEWFYDALDELVKNRTEAEKKVVEDIFISSVEFEYMFWDMAYNKQMSYVKN
- a CDS encoding thiamine phosphate synthase, producing MAIIVTNRKLCCDDFLRRVELLASSKPNAIILREKDLENCDYESLAIEVKKICQKYGVDFFVNSFIGVAIKLNIKNIQLSFDDFLNYQDRLNSFSNIYVSIHSLTEGKTAQNLGADAIIAGHIFETSCKEGLKPRGLAFLKELYENIDISIIAIGGINEKNFKDVLKNGAKDFCIMSEGMKTDNPESFCDKFKL
- the thiH gene encoding 2-iminoacetate synthase ThiH yields the protein MEDIESDIESIITSSMQNFDYSKYSSDDVKRALKKDRLDLEDFKALLSPNAEEFLEIMAQRAKEKTRKNFGNSILLFTPLYIANYCENECTYCGFKATNKIKRATLTTQELENELQTIAKTGLKEILLLTGEARRKSSVSYIASAVKLARKYFSTVALEVYPVNLDEYKLLHESGADFVAVYQETYNRKKYEDVHLWGSKRNFSYRINAQERALKAGFRGVAFGALLGLDDFRKDAFAVALHATLIQQRYPHAEISFSVPRLRPYINNKNNNSNDVYEKQLLQVMCAYRIFMPYATITISTRERDVFRDNVVGLVANKISAGVSVGVGGHDEEKKGDEQFEISDERSVEDVHTMILNKSLQPVYSNFIRV
- a CDS encoding thiazole synthase is translated as MNDILKIGKYEFNSRFILGSGKFSLPLLEAVIKNGEAQIITLALRRANSGGVENILDYIPKNITLLPNTSGAINSDEALRVARLSRELGCGDLVKLEIIKDSKYLLPDNYETIKATEKLANEGFTVLPYCYPDLYVARDLVNAGAAAVMPLGSLIGSNKGLLTKEFIQILVDEIDLPIIVDAGIGRPSQACEAMEMGVDAVMLNTAVATANDIVLMSEAFKNAIKAGRAAYLSGLGRVLDKAEASSPLTGFLGDDN
- the thiF gene encoding sulfur carrier protein ThiS adenylyltransferase ThiF, translated to MNIELNGKNIQTEHKSAFSLRDSLNKNAIIILNGFILEKDLQINSGDSLVIIEKGKMPSSDELEATMVSRHTPKVHQKVKNSKVAIAGLGGLGSNIAVMLARIGVGELLLIDFDIVEPSNLNRQSYYIKHLGMNKTDALKEQLKEINPFIKIITKNIKIDKSNLKELFASYDIVCEAFDKADQKAMLINGILQNFPDKKIVSGSGMAGYDSSNKISTKKALKNLFICGDLEAEAKVGMGLMAPRVTICAAHQANMILRLILDIYDV
- the thiS gene encoding sulfur carrier protein ThiS gives rise to the protein MRVNNEEIFIEKEISLYELLISKNFEPSKVAVELNQKIVPKIEYETTFLKNSDVLEIVWFVGGG